The DNA sequence AGGAGCGCTTCTTTCAGATTTCATCGACAACGGGTAAGGGGGATTGGGATAGGGAGGGAAACAGGTAGGTATCCAGCTGTGCTCCATTATTAGCGAGCAAGGCTGGTCTGCCCACGATTTTGGACGCAGGAGCAATCAGGTAATCGCGAATGACCAGGTCACCAGGGCTCATTCTGATCAAGGTGAAAATGTCGGCCACCGACTGACGCTGAGTGTCCATAGACCAGAAGGCATACCCGTGGTCGGAAGCGCGGCAACGTGCGATTTCGATCGCAACAGTGAACTCGTCGTTGATCCGCAAGAGGTCGTTCTGTGTGTCGTAAGTCGCCTTTCCGCCAATCCTTTCGATCGCGTCCAGCAGGTCCCCTATTGCTTGCGCGCGCACCGACGCCAATCGCTCTTTCGAGGTAATAAACTGCCAGTTCTTTGGCGGCTGATATCCAACCAACTCGTAGGCCTTCAGGACGCTCCCAAAGCGATAATGATATTGGCTAGCTGCGGGGCAATCCGCCGCAGCGTTGATGATGGAACTAGACAAGGCGCCTTCGCGCGCCAGGACCTTTTTCAGTGCAGCAAGCATCTCTTCGTTGGTCACCCTCAGATGCGCATATAGCGCTCTGTGAATGATTTGCGCCCGATCGAACAGATTTCGGTCAACAATGGGCTCAAATACGCCTTCCGCTCGAACCCACTGTTCAGCAGGGTTGCTTACTGCCTTTGCTTTTAGCTTGCGAGAGCGCCTGTTCCAGACATTTGTGCCAATGTATTTTTCGTTGGTCAGAACTCCGCGCACAGTTTCCCGCTTCCATGGTCGACCAAGGTCCGTCAGCACGCCGCGCTTGTTCAGCAGCCTTGCCAACTCAAGCTCTGTCAGGTGTTTTTTGACGAACTGACGAAAGATCCAGCGAACCGTTGCAACCTCTTTAGGCGGTCCGGGCACCAGGATCGTTCTGTCTGTGTGCACGCTCTTTTGCTCGTGTTCGGAGAGAATGAGTTTGGGACGTCCTGAATGGTCGATCACCTGGCGTCTTAAGCCGAGTCCAGGCTTACCACCCTGTCGGAACCCCAGCCGGATCAGCCTTGCTTGGCCTATGAATGTCTTTTGCGACAGCATGCGACTGTGCTCGGCCGCCATGCTTCGTTTGATGGCCTTAAGGACATCGGATCCGATGCTGCCGTCGTTCAAGAACTGCTCGGCGCAGAATTCGATCCGCACGCCAGCCATGTGGCAACGATACTCGTAGGACGCGCTTTCATCTATGTTCTGGAAGCGTCCCCAGCGACTGACATCATAGACTACGATGGTTTCGAAGTCGGCACGCCCACTCTCCACATCGGCCAGCATTTGCTGAAGGCCGGGGCGACCGCCCAGGCTGAGACCGCTCCGACCGGCGTCCTCGTAAGTGGCAACGATGTCGTATCCCATGATGTCAGCATAGTTGCGGATGGCATCTTTCTGGTTGTCGATCGAGTAGATCTGGTGCTCTTTCGACATGCGCAGATACTGAGCCGCGCGCACGATGCGCCTTTCAGGGAACTGGGCCGCTGCTGCTTTGTCCATCGCCTCGCGCCATGGTACTCGCGTCCATAGTAGAGGGCCGCGCCGCCTGCGATTTGGTTAGGGAAACCTATCCAGTTTGTGTCGAATGCGAGCCGCCGACAATACGAGATGTAGCTGTGCGCAACTATATCGCCCTGATTCACAAGAAGCGGGGATATCGGTGTGTCGTTCCCTGACTTTCCTGGCGTTGTCACAGCGGCCAGTAGCCTGGACGAGGC is a window from the Mesorhizobium australicum WSM2073 genome containing:
- a CDS encoding recombinase family protein; the encoded protein is MDKAAAAQFPERRIVRAAQYLRMSKEHQIYSIDNQKDAIRNYADIMGYDIVATYEDAGRSGLSLGGRPGLQQMLADVESGRADFETIVVYDVSRWGRFQNIDESASYEYRCHMAGVRIEFCAEQFLNDGSIGSDVLKAIKRSMAAEHSRMLSQKTFIGQARLIRLGFRQGGKPGLGLRRQVIDHSGRPKLILSEHEQKSVHTDRTILVPGPPKEVATVRWIFRQFVKKHLTELELARLLNKRGVLTDLGRPWKRETVRGVLTNEKYIGTNVWNRRSRKLKAKAVSNPAEQWVRAEGVFEPIVDRNLFDRAQIIHRALYAHLRVTNEEMLAALKKVLAREGALSSSIINAAADCPAASQYHYRFGSVLKAYELVGYQPPKNWQFITSKERLASVRAQAIGDLLDAIERIGGKATYDTQNDLLRINDEFTVAIEIARCRASDHGYAFWSMDTQRQSVADIFTLIRMSPGDLVIRDYLIAPASKIVGRPALLANNGAQLDTYLFPSLSQSPLPVVDEI